A single window of Penaeus vannamei isolate JL-2024 chromosome 24, ASM4276789v1, whole genome shotgun sequence DNA harbors:
- the LOC113803982 gene encoding uncharacterized protein yields the protein MLVLMLLAMASPLLAEPGLPERLRAVPGALIENLGTVFPISSNIEVRVSLRPLSDISNIAIHHLNEITRLRNEIAEDNLSHEKFFLLDKAINSTMFTLQQFVVHKRRSRRGLINIVGKVAHSLFGVVDDDTLTSTFAEYRSTLSTISQRFDTSIHNINAIADNIQQLQHAYKNISHTFNVLQKKINNASHFTELTFNVLSYQITVNTITQYINSFVSDLIAASKGTVSESLISPQDIDLILKQAASHKLHPLFTLTDRVPFYSTLKSFLTISGLSVFIPMEPRTSFTAYYIHPFPHKTNNTFFTLQLQHSLILKSSEGHTITTPPPTFMTACTQALPRLFVCNSRPLPLFSDDCSDAIITNHNIINECSFDSIVPTSRPFLLPFDDISVLYFFQPSTATVTCKEALPDVVVTGIYVLPISCEIVTTSLFIPASHSYATDISVRGLNISPMVLDLPVFNVTIPNISTSHVTHIQENPVNIPSFTFHSIYYYPIYVVGAGMAIMGLLFIMCYVISYRHVSRRNRLYAPPSPPEMIPLDASTNATPRIL from the coding sequence ATGCTCGTTCTGATGCTCCTGGCCATGGCTTCACCCTTGCTCGCCGAGCCAGGCCTACCCGAAAGGTTACGCGCCGTGCCCGGTGCATTAATCGAAAATCTAGGCACAGTATTCCCGATATCGAGTAATATCGAAGTTAGggtctcccttcgccccctctctgaTATTTCTAACATAGCCATTCACCACTTAAACGAGATAACCAGGCTCCGCAACGAAATAGCTGAAGACAATCTATCTCACGAGAAGTTCTTCCTTCTGGACAAAGCTATAAACTCAACAATGTTTACCTTGCAACAGTTTGTCGTACACAAACGTCGATCGCGCCGCGGACTGATTAACATTGTAGGGAAAGTTGCGCACTCGCTCTTCGGTGTCGTAGACGATGACACCCTTACCTCTACATTTGCCGAATATCGGTCAACATTATCTACAATAAGTCAACGTTTTGATACTTCTATCCATAACATTAACGCCATTGCTGACAACATTCAACAGCTACAACACGCCTATAAGAACATATCTCACACCTTCAACGTCCTTCAGAAAAAGATTAACAACGCTAGTCACTTCACAGAACTAACGTTCAACGTTCTTTCTTACCAAATAACAGTAAATACTATTACCCAGTATATCAACTCCTTTGTCTCCGATCTCATCGCAGCCTCAAAAGGTACCGTTTCCGAAAGCCTCATATCTCCTCAGGATATCGACCTCATCCTTAAACAAGCCGCCTCCCATAAGCTCCATCCCCTATTCACCCTCACAGATCGCGTTCCTTTCTATTCTACCCTTAAATCCTTCCTCACGATTTCAGGTCTGTCGGTTTTCATTCCTATGGAACCTCGTACTTCCTTCACCGCTTATTATATTCATCCATTCCCTCACAAAACCAACAACACCTTTTTCACCCTCCAACTacaacactcactcattctcaaatCATCCGAAGGTCACACTATCACCACACCGCCACCTACCTTCATGACCGCTTGCACCCAGGCATTACCGCGATTGTTCGTCTGCAACTCACGCCCATTGCCACTTTTCAGTGATGACTGCTCGGATGCCATCATCACAAATCATAACATAATTAACGAATGCTCATTCGATAGTATCGTACCAACATCTCGTCCATTTCTTCTACCCTTCGACGACATTTCTGTCCTCTACTTCTTCCAACCCTCTACCGCAACAGTCACGTGCAAAGAGGCCCTTCCAGACGTTGTAGTTACCGGAATCTATGTCCTCCCTATCTCCTGCGAGATTGTGACAACGTCGTTATTCATTCCGGCGTCCCATTCATACGCAACCGACATATCCGTCCGTGGTCTCAACATCAGCCCCATGGTATTGGACTTACCGGTTTTCAATGTAACCATCCCAAATATCAGCACTTCTCATGTCACTCATATTCAAGAGAATCCGGTCAacattccttccttcacctttcatTCAATTTATTACTACCCGATTTACGTAGTCGGAGCTGGCATGGCAATAATGGGATTATTATTCATAATGTGCTATGTCATATCTTACCGCCACGTATCAAGGAGAAATAGACTGTATGCACCCCCGTCCCCTCCAGAAATGATACCCCTAGATGCATCAACAAACGCTACCCCTAGGATACTCTAG
- the LOC113819731 gene encoding retrovirus-related Pol polyprotein from transposon opus, producing the protein MAQYHPHQTFNVLTKFDGTSMPVENFLRDVEISVRQSGVPDTDPKFNEHCVISAECRLDLTIPDVRNALDTFKTAPLALCNWERFKSVFQASFRPVDAGHHLQFAALIAMKPASLSEQDVRAYCNKLQIAIWKWVQSIPSNEPCPIRKEFEGENYGPWMTYFTKGILASSLPLAVREKVWRSCESVSIYALPGEFAKSVKEKSPTAAVHAGVVTQNEHTHKYDIQQDTRPTQQTGLNPQPPIHNTTPGPVQRHNNQHATTHYNTQRPITNRQHTLHRQYTAPRPSSSKPAITRWLPSPEQCFNCTRYGHIAADCTFPSSCPYHHTVARHNWANCKSFPEQLASDVIDPIRHISTSCIPNDESQPPLLPSTLNNRRAYFFLDNGSSCSVVSIDTLKEFGFSLELQPSHTTICGITGNLLLGHDFLFRSGISLHPQSNSIIFNGVKYPLREPSYGTALVLTDHVRVKGCAALPSLYKIVNGKCQVHLMNLTPVPLEIRGGVPVLNFEFTDLPIREFDLPTPSPVCAASHSPPQVNNEVLQDILSQKLAFQDGYNILEKIFHDYPTVLPSKDRLIGSTDLIEHSISLEPDAKPVYIPSYKIPHSKRKALENEVQGMLDMNLIKRSNSPWASPMILVPKKDGSFRPVVDYRKLNAVTIPEPFPIPNLRLLLQDIGSGNLVFSTLDLAKGFLQVPVAKESRPLTAFSTHMGHFEFLRTPFGLRNSPLTFSRLMSIVLSGMINDQVMVYLDDILICSPSVSEHEKKLRQVFERLASAGLTINPGKCQFFRSELDFLGHTLTSNGIAPNQNKVQAVIDFPRPQNQKDLKSFLGLSGFYRPFIKDYGSIAQPLTTLLKKDVPFVWAKETEDSFLQLKALLANAPVLAFPDFELPFVLTTDASSVGLGATLHQKVNGKLRPIAFASRTLKPAERSYHTTDRELLAITYALRHFRELILGYKIEVHTDHSALTTALHGRDPHGRRARAIEVLAEYDVTIVYLPGRQNVVADALSRAPLPSPAELQACKSTPFPPSFAKRHEARTTAPVLANVANQPVDPPSEEEIRRAQREDPVYMDIIGKLERGEPLVPVRRLPVRQFYLADSGLLFRRATPKKIKGRRGLVRDVVIIPESLEPRVLQLVHESREAAHCGVYKAIQMARQRFFFPLLITKVKKHVKSCKVCPYFKGSTNQPAPALRYDVPDFPFEKVSCDTLSGFVTTRSGNKHILVFVDNFTRYCELVPVPNKSAKVVAKAFHDFIQRYTTPTYFSCDNGTEFQNEVMDNLCKIMNVTRVNILPYRPQSNGITERLNGSILTFMRSLVDTTSDNWDDLLLTIQSAINSTFHSSLGDTPHFLLYGSDKRLPYDLFQTRRKPEYSDSYAEYLLNRNKIAFQKAKEFLTKSRDQILSYQHKIARAKSIGVGALVFRKVHTSDSMRPKLAPRFDGPYRVLEVKNNKANCKCLSTNTVAWYHFDRLKLASDHYSPAHTSD; encoded by the exons ATGGCGCAATACCACCCTCACCAAACCTTCAATGTGTTGACGAAATTCGATGGAACCTCTATGCCCGTTGAAAATTTCTTAAGGGATGTTGAAATATCGGTACGACAAAGTGGAGTTCCCGACACCGACCCGAAATTTAATGAACATTGCGTTATAAGTGCTGAGTGTAGACTAGACCTTACCATCCCTGACGTACGTAACGCCCTGGACACGTTCAAGACTGCTCCCTTGGCCTTATGCAATTGGGAAAGATTTAAGTCGGTCTTCCAAGCATCCTTCCGGCCAGTCGACGCAGGTCATCACTTGCAATTCGCAGCCCTTATTGCAATGAAGCCAGCGTCGTTGTCCGAACAGGATGTGCGGGCTTACTGTAATAAGCTCCAAATTGCGATTTGGAAATGGGTGCAGTCCATACCGTCGAACGAGCCCTGCCCTATTAGAAAAGAATTTGAGGGGGAAAACTATGGTCCGTGGATGACGTACTTCACCAAGGGAATCCTGGCCTCGTCCCTGCCATTGGCGGTTAGGGAAAAGGTCTGGAGGTCCTGTGAATCAGTCTCCATTTATGCTCTTCCCGGCGAATTCGCGAAATCAGTTAAAGAAAAGTCACCTACGGCAGCCGTACATGCAGGCGTTGTGACacagaacgaacacacacacaaatacgacaTACAACAAGACACCCGACCAACTCAACAAACAGGCCTGAACCCGCAACCCCCaatacacaacacaacacccgGACCAGTTCAACGACACAACAATCAGCACGCCACAACACACTATAATACACAAAGACCTATCACCAACCGACAGCATACTTTACACAGACAATACACGGCACCTCGTCCATCCAGCAGCAAGCCCGCAATAACGAGATGGTTACCAAGTCCAGAGCAATGTTTTAATTGTACAAGGTACGGCCATATCGCCGCGGACTGCACGTTCCCCTCGTCGTGCCCGTATCACCATACAGTAGCAAGACATAACTGGGCGAACTGCAAATCCTTCCCAGAACAG TTGGCATCAGACGTAATAGATCCCATACGCCATATATCAACATCATGCATTCCCAACGACGAAAGccagcctcctctcctcccctctacattGAATAATCGTCGTGCATACTTTTTCTTGGATAACGGTTCATCATGTAGTGTAGTATCCATTGATACCTTAAAGGAGTTTGGTTTTTCGTTGGAATTGCAGCCCTCCCATACGACCATCTGCGGTATTACGG GTAATCTACTACTGGGTCATGATTTCTTGTTCAGAAGCGGCATTTCCCTGCATCCACAAAGTAATTCCATCATCTTCAATGGTGTTAAGTACCCCCTGAGAGAGCCCTCAT ACGGCACGGCACTGGTGTTAACAGACCATGTACGAGTAAAAGGCTGCGCAGCTTTGCCTTCACTTTATAAAATAGTAAATGGTAAATGCCAGGTACACCTCATGAATTTGACCCCAGTCCCCCTCGAGATTAGAGGAGGCGTACCTGTACTTAACTTCGAATTCACCGATCTCCCAATCCGCGAATTCGACTTGcctactccctcccccgtctGCGCAGCATCACATAGCCCTCCCCAGGTTAACAATGAAGTTCTTCAAGATATTCTGTCACAGAAATTAGCCTTTCAGGACGGCTATAATATCTTGGAAAAGATTTTTCACGATTACCCGACCGTACTGCCGTCAAAAGACCGTCTCATAGGAAGTACTGATCTGATTGAACACTCCATTTCCCTCGAGCCTGATGCGAAACCAGTTTACATTCCATCATATAAAATCCCGCATTCAAAGCGGAAGGCTCTCGAAAATGAAGTGCAAGGAATGCTGGACATGAACTTAATCAAGAGAAGTAATTCGCCCTGGGCCAGTCCCATGATTCTCGTCCCCAAGAAAGACGGATCATTTAGACCCGTCGTAGATTACCGTAAGCTTAACGCAGTAACTATTCCAGAACCGTTCCCTATTCCGAATCTCCGTCTGTTGTTGCAAGATATTGGCTCCGGAAATTTAGTTTTCTCCACTCTTGACCTGGCTAAGGGTTTCTTGCAAGTGCCAGTAGCTAAAGAAAGTCGACCACTTACCGCATTCTCTACTCACATGGGACACTTCGAATTCCTGAGAACACCATTTGGCTTACGTAATTCTCCTCTCACCTTCAGTAGATTGATGTCAATCGTGCTCAGTGGTATGATTAACGATCAGGTTATGGTTTACCTGGATGACATTTTAATATGTTCCCCATCAGTCTCTGAACATGAGAAAAAGTTGCGTCAGGTATTCGAACGTCTAGCAAGCGCAGGGCTAACCATCAACCCTGGAAAGTGCCAATTCTTTCGGTCAGAGCTCGATTTCTTAGGTCATACCCTAACGTCCAATGGCATTGCACCCAATCAGAACAAAGTACAAGCCGTGATTGACTTCCCCAGACCACAAAACCAAAAAGACCTGAAGTCCTTCCTTGGTCTTTCCGGTTTTTATAGACCATTTATCAAAGATTACGGATCTATTGCGCAACCCCTCACGACGCTGCTTAAGAAAGACGTACCCTTTGTGTGGGCCAAAGAGACAGAGGATTCCTTCCTGCAACTGAAGGCATTGCTAGCCAACGCACCTGTTCTGGCCTTCCCTGATTTTGAGTTGCCCTTTGTGCTCACGACTGACGCGTCTAGCGTAGGATTAGGCGCAACACTTCACCAAAAGGTAAATGGCAAGCTGCGCCCCATTGCCTTTGCAAGCAGGACCCTCAAACCCGCAGAGCGGTCGTATCATACTACGGACCGTGAACTCTTAGCTATCACCTATGCACTCCGTCACTTCCGGGAGTTGATACTCGGTTATAAGATAGAAGTACACACCGACCACTCCGCTCTCACGACCGCCCTTCACGGCAGAGATCCCCATGGAAGACGGGCACGTGCCATAGAAGTCTTAGCCGAATACGACGTAACGATCGTCTATTTACCTGGCCGGCAAAATGTCGTCGCGGATGCTCTCTCCCGCGCACCCTTGCCATCCCCCGCGGAATTACAGGCCTGTaagtccacccccttccctcctagctTTGCTAAACGTCATGAAGCCCGAACCACTGCGCCGGTGTTAGCTAACGTAGCTAACCAACCTGTGGACCCTCCCTCCGAGGAAGAAATTCGCCGTGCGCAACGCGAGGACCCCGTTTACATGGACATAATAGGCAAGCTAGAGAGAGGCGAACCCTTGGTTCCTGTCAGACGCCTGCCAGTCCGACAATTTTATTTAGCCGACAGCGGCCTGCTCTTCAGAAGAGCCACCCCCAAGAAAATTAAAGGACGTCGGGGCCTCGTGAGAGACGTCGTAATAATTCCGGAATCACTCGAACCAAGAGTCCTTCAACTCGTACACGAGTCGCGGGAAGCAGCACATTGCGGAGTGTATAAAGCCATTCAGATGGCCAGACAGAGATTTTTCTTCCCATTACTCATAACAAAGGTAAAGAAGCACGTTAAGTCTTGCAAAGTTTGTCCTTATTTCAAAGGCTCTACCAACCAGCCCGCCCCTGCCTTGCGATATGACGTCCCGGATTTTCCCTTTGAGAAGGTCTCCTGCGACACTTTATCAGGTTTTGTAACCACGCGTAGTGGGAATAAACACATTCTCGTATTCGTGGATAACTTTACCAGGTATTGCGAGCTAGTCCCTGTCCCAAATAAATCCGCGAAAGTCGTTGCAAAGGCCTTCCATGACTTCATCCAACGGTACACCACACCTACGTACTTCTCCTGTGACAACGGGACAGAATTTCAGAATGAGGTCATGGACAACCTATGTAAGATAATGAATGTCACCCGCGTGAACATCTTACCTTATAGACCACAGAGCAATGGCATTACCGAGCGCCTTAATGGTTCTATTCTAACGTTTATGAGATCACTGGTCGACACCACATCTGACAACtgggacgacctcctcctcaccatccaatCCGCCATTAACAGCACTTTCCATTCATCCCTTGGAGATACTCCACACTTCCTCTTGTATGGCTCAGACAAGAGACTGCCGTATGACCTTTTCCAGACTAGACGCAAGCCTGAATACTCGGACAGTTATGCAGAATATCTCTTAAACAGAAATAAGATCGCATTCCAGAAAGCTAAAGAGTTTCTTACAAAATCTAGGGATCAAATACTGTCATACCAACATAAGATTGCGCGCGCTAAGTCCATAGGTGTCGGCGCCTTAGTTTTCAGAAAAGTACACACCAGTGACTCCATGCGTCCTAAACTCGCCCCTCGCTTTGACGGTCCGTATAGAGTACTCGAAGTAAAGAACAATAAAGCAAATTGTAAATGTTTATCAACAAACACCGTTGCTTGGTACCATTTTGATAGATTGAAGCTAGCTAGCGATCACTACTCACCAGCACACACCTCAGACTAA